One Luteimonas sp. MC1825 DNA segment encodes these proteins:
- a CDS encoding pitrilysin family protein, translating into MQMPTRMPRRATFLALAMAAALGTLAPAGYAKVPQAAPAAVVDIPYETFTLPNGLRVVVHTDRKAPIVAVNIWYHVGSKDEPAGRSGFAHLFEHLMFQASENHQGEFFTPFKQIGVTDQNGTTNTDRTNYFQNVPTTALDTALWMESDRMGHFLGAVDQAALDEQRGVVQNEKRQGENQPYGQAWEKLNKALYPAGHPYHHSVIGSMNDLDAASLEDVKTWFRAWYGPNNAVLVLAGDIDVATAKDKVAKYFGHIPAGPTMAQPKVDVARRTASTRETMHDKVPQPRVYRLWNVAEVTDADLDRLQLLGQVLGGSKSSRLDKRLVHEEKLVDSISAGAYGKQLGSNFIVMAQVKKGVDPARVEAIIDEEIERLLAEGPTADELERARTVFRAGFIRGIERIGGFGGKADALAECAVYTGDPGCFRESLAVINATSASEVQAVGRTWLGSGDHTLVIVEGERTPLAEEPAGTPAPWQLPPVDAAWSTTPPSVDRSQGVPMPDAFPDLVFPALERARLSNGTTVILARRAGLPVVQMDYQFAGGYSADANGAAGTSSFTMGMLDEGAGDLGALAFADRAESLGAQMGAAAGLDSASAWFSGLTENLDASLALYADLLRRPQFSAAEIERVRATWIANIAQEKARPQTAAMRVLPPLLYGDGHAYAMPFTGSGTEASIAALDRDDLVAFHRAWVRPEGATLVVVGDTTLEQVVPLLEKHFGDWRGTGPAPAAQSVPATVARPAQGRVFLVDQPGAVQANIYAGQLVPSTTDAGAVRFDIANGVIGGDFTARLNMNLREDKHWSYGARSGASGALGQRPWLASAPVQIDKTAEAMAEMRREIGAFASGETPPTAAEVERIRAINTLSLPGAYETAASVASTIGGIVLYGRPDDYVVRRKAEIEAMTPAQVAEAAKTLDADTLTWVVVGDLSKIEAPVRALGFGEVTVIDADGKPVANR; encoded by the coding sequence ATGCAGATGCCCACGCGCATGCCGCGCCGCGCCACCTTCCTCGCCCTGGCCATGGCCGCTGCCCTCGGCACGCTCGCCCCGGCCGGCTACGCGAAGGTGCCGCAGGCGGCCCCGGCCGCGGTGGTCGACATCCCGTATGAAACCTTCACCCTGCCCAACGGCCTGCGCGTGGTCGTGCACACCGACCGCAAGGCGCCGATCGTCGCGGTCAACATCTGGTACCACGTGGGCAGCAAGGACGAGCCGGCGGGGCGCAGCGGCTTTGCGCACCTGTTCGAACACCTGATGTTCCAGGCGTCGGAGAACCACCAGGGCGAGTTCTTCACGCCCTTCAAGCAGATCGGCGTGACCGACCAGAACGGCACCACCAACACCGATCGCACCAACTACTTCCAGAACGTGCCGACCACCGCGCTCGACACCGCGCTGTGGATGGAATCCGACCGCATGGGGCATTTCCTCGGCGCCGTCGACCAGGCCGCGCTCGACGAGCAGCGCGGCGTGGTGCAGAACGAGAAGCGCCAGGGTGAAAACCAGCCCTACGGCCAAGCGTGGGAGAAGCTCAACAAGGCGCTGTATCCGGCGGGCCATCCGTACCACCACAGCGTGATCGGCTCGATGAACGACCTCGATGCCGCGTCGCTGGAAGACGTCAAGACCTGGTTCCGTGCCTGGTACGGCCCGAACAACGCGGTGCTGGTGCTGGCCGGCGACATCGACGTCGCCACCGCGAAGGACAAGGTCGCGAAGTACTTCGGCCACATCCCGGCCGGTCCGACCATGGCGCAGCCGAAGGTGGACGTGGCGCGGCGCACGGCGTCGACCCGCGAGACCATGCACGACAAGGTGCCGCAGCCGCGCGTCTACCGCCTGTGGAACGTGGCCGAAGTGACCGATGCCGACCTCGACCGCCTGCAGCTGCTCGGCCAGGTGCTGGGCGGCAGCAAGTCCTCGCGCCTGGACAAGCGCCTGGTGCACGAGGAGAAGCTGGTCGACAGCATCAGCGCCGGTGCGTACGGCAAGCAGCTGGGCTCCAACTTCATCGTCATGGCGCAGGTCAAGAAGGGCGTCGACCCGGCCCGGGTCGAGGCGATCATCGACGAGGAAATCGAGCGCCTGCTGGCCGAAGGCCCGACCGCCGACGAGCTCGAGCGCGCACGCACGGTGTTCCGCGCCGGCTTCATCCGCGGCATCGAGCGCATCGGCGGCTTCGGCGGCAAGGCCGACGCACTGGCCGAATGCGCGGTGTACACCGGTGACCCGGGCTGCTTCCGCGAATCGCTGGCCGTCATCAACGCCACCTCGGCGAGCGAGGTGCAGGCGGTCGGCCGCACGTGGCTTGGCAGCGGCGACCACACCCTGGTGATCGTGGAGGGCGAGCGCACGCCGCTGGCCGAGGAGCCGGCCGGCACCCCCGCGCCGTGGCAGTTGCCGCCGGTGGATGCCGCCTGGTCCACCACGCCCCCGAGCGTCGACCGCAGCCAGGGCGTGCCGATGCCCGACGCGTTCCCCGACCTGGTGTTCCCCGCGCTCGAGCGCGCGCGCCTGTCCAACGGCACTACGGTGATCCTCGCGCGCCGCGCCGGCCTGCCGGTGGTGCAGATGGACTACCAGTTCGCCGGTGGCTACAGCGCCGACGCCAACGGCGCCGCCGGCACGTCCAGCTTCACCATGGGCATGCTCGACGAAGGCGCGGGTGACCTGGGCGCGCTGGCGTTCGCCGACCGCGCCGAATCGCTGGGCGCGCAGATGGGCGCCGCCGCCGGGCTCGACAGCGCCAGCGCCTGGTTCTCGGGCCTCACCGAAAACCTCGATGCATCGCTGGCCCTGTATGCCGACCTGCTGCGCCGCCCGCAGTTCAGCGCCGCCGAGATCGAACGCGTGCGCGCCACCTGGATCGCCAACATCGCCCAGGAGAAGGCACGTCCGCAGACCGCGGCGATGCGCGTGCTGCCGCCGCTGCTGTACGGCGACGGCCACGCCTACGCGATGCCGTTCACCGGCTCCGGCACCGAGGCGTCGATCGCGGCGCTCGACCGCGACGACCTTGTCGCGTTCCACCGCGCCTGGGTGCGCCCCGAGGGCGCGACGCTGGTGGTCGTCGGCGACACCACGCTGGAGCAGGTGGTGCCGCTGCTCGAGAAACACTTCGGCGACTGGCGTGGCACGGGCCCGGCGCCCGCCGCGCAGTCCGTGCCTGCGACGGTCGCGCGCCCGGCGCAGGGCCGCGTGTTCCTGGTCGACCAGCCGGGCGCGGTGCAGGCCAACATCTACGCCGGCCAGCTGGTGCCCTCGACCACCGATGCCGGCGCGGTGCGCTTCGACATCGCCAACGGCGTGATCGGCGGCGACTTCACCGCGCGTCTCAACATGAACCTGCGCGAGGACAAGCACTGGTCGTACGGCGCGCGCAGCGGCGCGTCGGGCGCGCTCGGCCAGCGGCCGTGGCTGGCGTCGGCGCCGGTGCAGATCGACAAGACCGCGGAGGCGATGGCCGAGATGCGCCGCGAGATCGGCGCCTTCGCCAGTGGCGAAACCCCGCCCACCGCGGCCGAGGTCGAACGCATCCGCGCCATCAACACGCTCAGCCTGCCCGGTGCGTACGAGACCGCGGCCTCGGTGGCGTCGACGATCGGCGGCATCGTGCTGTACGGCCGTCCGGACGACTACGTGGTGCGCCGCAAGGCGGAGATCGAGGCGATGACGCCGGCGCAGGTGGCCGAGGCGGCGAAGACGCTCGACGCCGACACCCTGACTTGGGTGGTGGTGGGCGACCTGTCGAAGATCGAGGCGCCGGTGCGCGCGCTCGGCTTCGGCGAGGTGACGGTGATCGACGCCGACGGCAAGCCCGTCGCCAACCGTTAA
- a CDS encoding DUF4156 domain-containing protein, translated as MRKSFAFVPLLVLALGGCTWVHMAPGASAVRVVASAPTGCEKRGEVEVAVKHSVAFIERNDLRVREELETLARNEAPGLGADTIHPLGGPLRGAQRWAAWRCGG; from the coding sequence ATGCGCAAGTCGTTCGCGTTCGTGCCGTTGCTTGTCCTCGCCCTCGGCGGGTGCACCTGGGTGCACATGGCGCCAGGCGCGTCGGCCGTGCGCGTGGTGGCCTCGGCCCCGACCGGCTGCGAGAAGCGCGGCGAGGTCGAAGTTGCGGTGAAACACAGCGTCGCGTTCATCGAGCGCAACGACCTGCGCGTGCGCGAAGAGCTGGAGACTCTGGCCCGCAACGAGGCGCCGGGCCTTGGCGCCGACACCATCCACCCGCTCGGCGGACCGCTGCGTGGCGCGCAGCGCTGGGCCGCCTGGCGCTGCGGAGGCTGA
- a CDS encoding 3-oxoacyl-ACP synthase III, translating into MLFQHVAIAGLAHIDAPRRLSSDEINARLKPTLDRLGIKTDVLGDVAGIHARRLWDDNVLASDAATLAGVKALADAGIDPSRVGLLVNTSVSRDFLEPSTASIVSGNLGMSDTCQNFDLANACLAFINGMDVASRMIERGEIDYALIVDGETANLAYERTIERLLRPDATEAEFRNEMATLTLGCGAAGMVLARAELAPGAPRYRGGVTRAATEWNGLCRGNLDRMVTDTRTLLIEGMKLAQKTFIAARQALGWVVEEMDEFVIHQVSKAHTAAFINAFGIDPKKVMTIFGEHGNIGPASVPIVLSKLREMGRLKKGDRVALLGIGSGLNCSMAEVVW; encoded by the coding sequence ATGTTGTTCCAGCACGTAGCCATTGCCGGTCTTGCGCACATCGACGCCCCCCGGCGGCTGTCGTCCGACGAGATCAACGCGCGCCTGAAGCCCACGCTCGACCGCCTCGGCATCAAGACCGACGTGCTCGGCGATGTCGCCGGCATCCACGCCCGCCGCCTGTGGGACGACAACGTGCTGGCGTCCGACGCCGCCACCCTCGCCGGGGTCAAGGCGCTGGCCGATGCCGGCATCGATCCGTCGCGCGTGGGCCTGCTGGTCAACACTTCGGTCAGCCGCGATTTCCTCGAGCCGTCCACGGCGTCCATCGTCAGCGGCAACCTCGGCATGTCCGACACCTGCCAGAACTTCGACCTCGCCAATGCCTGCCTGGCCTTCATCAACGGCATGGACGTGGCCAGCCGCATGATCGAGCGCGGCGAGATCGACTACGCGCTGATCGTCGATGGCGAGACCGCCAACCTCGCCTACGAGCGCACCATCGAACGCCTGCTGCGCCCGGATGCCACCGAGGCCGAGTTCCGCAACGAGATGGCCACGCTCACGCTTGGTTGTGGCGCCGCCGGCATGGTGCTGGCCCGCGCCGAGCTTGCGCCGGGCGCGCCGCGCTACCGCGGTGGCGTGACACGCGCCGCCACCGAGTGGAACGGCCTGTGCCGCGGCAACCTCGACCGCATGGTCACCGACACCCGCACGCTGCTGATCGAGGGCATGAAGCTCGCGCAGAAGACCTTCATCGCCGCGCGCCAGGCGCTGGGCTGGGTGGTGGAGGAGATGGACGAGTTCGTCATCCACCAGGTCAGCAAGGCGCACACCGCGGCGTTCATCAACGCCTTCGGCATCGATCCGAAGAAGGTCATGACGATCTTCGGCGAGCACGGCAACATCGGCCCGGCCTCGGTGCCGATCGTCCTCAGCAAGCTGCGCGAGATGGGCCGCCTGAAGAAGGGCGACCGCGTCGCGCTGCTCGGCATCGGCTCGGGGCTGAACTGTTCGATGGCCGAAGTGGTCTGGTAA
- a CDS encoding TSUP family transporter — translation MEFGLDVLALLALVAFVAGIIDAMAGGGGLITIPALMAAGIPPVQAIATNKLQSSFGTAGAVLAFARKGRIDFRRFLWPAVAAFAGSVGGAIAIQRVDPSFLAGLVPVLLVAMAAYFLLGPKASEAGRHARLGHAALVTLMFALGFYDGFFGPGTGSFMATALVALFGMGLVSATAHTKFLNLASNVAALATLVIGGQVLWLVGLVMAVASIAGGQVGAHLALRVGGRAIRPLLVVMSLALTVKLLADPGNPLVEWVRLIW, via the coding sequence ATGGAGTTCGGACTGGACGTGCTGGCGCTGCTGGCACTGGTGGCGTTCGTTGCCGGCATCATCGATGCGATGGCCGGCGGCGGAGGCCTGATCACCATCCCCGCGCTGATGGCGGCCGGCATTCCGCCGGTGCAGGCCATCGCCACCAACAAGCTGCAGTCGAGCTTCGGCACCGCCGGCGCGGTGCTGGCGTTCGCGCGCAAGGGGCGCATCGATTTCCGGCGTTTCCTGTGGCCGGCGGTGGCCGCGTTCGCGGGCTCGGTGGGCGGGGCGATCGCGATCCAGCGCGTGGATCCGTCGTTCCTGGCCGGGCTGGTGCCGGTGCTGCTGGTGGCGATGGCCGCCTATTTCCTGCTCGGCCCGAAGGCCAGCGAGGCCGGACGCCACGCGCGGCTGGGTCACGCGGCGCTGGTCACGCTGATGTTCGCACTGGGCTTCTACGACGGCTTCTTCGGCCCCGGCACCGGATCGTTCATGGCCACCGCGCTGGTGGCGCTGTTCGGCATGGGCCTGGTGTCGGCCACGGCGCACACCAAGTTCCTGAATCTCGCGAGCAACGTCGCCGCGCTGGCCACGCTCGTCATTGGCGGGCAGGTGCTGTGGCTGGTCGGCCTGGTGATGGCGGTGGCGAGCATCGCCGGCGGGCAGGTCGGCGCGCACCTCGCGCTGCGCGTCGGCGGCCGCGCGATCCGGCCGCTGCTGGTGGTGATGTCGCTGGCGTTGACGGTGAAGTTGCTGGCCGATCCGGGGAACCCGCTGGTGGAGTGGGTGAGGTTGATCTGGTAG
- a CDS encoding Fic family protein — translation MATRVTGHYVTGSLAGSRYQAFIPDPLPPEPRLDFAAGDLIARKERADQALGRLDGITLMLPDPELFLYQYVRKEALLSSQIEGTQSSLSDLLLFEVDAAPGVPVDDVEEVSNYVAALKHGLRRLREDDFPLSLRLIREMHALLLRGGRGATRQPGEFRKGQVWVGGPSPALAHFVPPPPEALPDALAALERFLHEPPGRIPPLVKAALAHVQFETIHPFGDGNGRLGRLLIVLILCNEGVLRDPSLYLSLYFKRHRADYYDRLNSVRVRGDWEGWLGFFLDGVAETAQQAVDTAQRLLALLASDRARIATLGKRAGNIGLVFDQFARRVILTVPRVAPELPLTPPTIRAAVRALEELEIVNEVTGQQRHRVFAYSRYLDILSEGAQPL, via the coding sequence ATGGCCACGAGGGTCACCGGCCACTATGTCACCGGCTCTTTGGCCGGCAGTCGCTACCAGGCCTTCATCCCCGATCCCCTGCCGCCCGAGCCGCGGCTCGACTTTGCCGCAGGGGATCTGATTGCTCGCAAGGAGCGCGCCGATCAGGCGCTTGGGCGTCTGGACGGCATCACTCTGATGCTGCCGGATCCGGAGCTGTTCCTGTATCAATACGTGCGCAAGGAAGCGCTGCTGTCCTCGCAGATCGAGGGCACCCAGTCCTCCCTGTCCGACCTGCTGTTGTTCGAGGTCGATGCCGCGCCAGGCGTGCCCGTCGACGATGTGGAGGAAGTCTCCAACTACGTGGCCGCGCTCAAGCACGGCCTGCGCCGCCTTCGCGAAGACGACTTCCCGCTTTCCCTGCGCCTGATCCGCGAGATGCATGCCCTGTTGCTGCGCGGCGGGCGTGGCGCCACCAGGCAACCCGGAGAGTTCCGCAAGGGACAGGTGTGGGTCGGCGGCCCGTCGCCGGCATTGGCCCATTTCGTGCCGCCGCCACCGGAGGCCCTGCCCGACGCACTGGCTGCGCTGGAGCGCTTCCTGCATGAGCCGCCAGGCCGGATCCCGCCGCTGGTGAAAGCCGCACTCGCGCACGTGCAGTTCGAGACCATCCATCCCTTCGGTGATGGCAACGGCCGCCTCGGTCGCCTGCTGATCGTGCTGATCCTTTGCAATGAAGGTGTGCTGCGTGATCCCAGCCTGTACCTCAGCCTCTACTTCAAGCGCCATCGTGCCGACTACTACGACCGCCTCAACAGCGTGCGCGTGCGCGGCGACTGGGAGGGCTGGCTGGGCTTCTTCCTCGACGGCGTGGCCGAAACCGCGCAGCAGGCGGTGGACACCGCGCAGCGCCTGCTGGCGCTGCTGGCAAGCGATCGCGCCCGCATCGCGACGTTGGGGAAGCGTGCCGGCAACATCGGCCTGGTGTTCGACCAGTTTGCCCGTCGCGTGATACTGACCGTTCCGCGCGTCGCCCCTGAGCTCCCTCTCACCCCGCCCACCATCCGCGCGGCGGTGCGCGCGCTGGAAGAACTCGAGATCGTGAACGAAGTAACCGGGCAGCAGCGGCATCGCGTGTTCGCCTACAGCCGGTACCTCGACATCCTCAGCGAAGGAGCGCAGCCGCTGTGA
- a CDS encoding alpha/beta hydrolase codes for MAAASADDRAVYGPRLEGFDYPHPLRTHAFESQRQQVEMAYLDVPPTGEANGRTALLLHGKNFCAATWERTIAALAEAGYRVIAPDQVGFCKSSKPDGYQYALAGLAHNTRGLLASLGIERSVVVGHSMGGMLAMRYALMYPDAVEHLALVGPIGLEDWKAMGVPYQPVEQVHASELRTTYESIRDYQTAVYYAGEWRPEFERWARMQAGMYAGPGRDVVAWHQALTFDMLMWQPVVYELPLLRVPTTLFIGVHDRTALGKAAAPPEVQARLGDYRALGRRAAEAIPGAVLVEYEDLGHSPHIQDPERLHRDLLRELARVDGSGH; via the coding sequence ATGGCCGCCGCGTCCGCGGACGACCGCGCCGTCTACGGCCCGCGACTGGAAGGCTTCGACTATCCGCACCCGCTCCGCACGCATGCGTTCGAATCGCAGCGCCAGCAGGTCGAAATGGCTTACCTGGACGTGCCGCCCACCGGCGAGGCCAACGGCCGCACCGCGCTGCTGCTGCACGGCAAGAACTTCTGCGCCGCCACCTGGGAGCGCACCATCGCCGCGCTTGCGGAGGCGGGATACCGCGTGATCGCGCCCGACCAGGTGGGCTTCTGCAAGTCCAGCAAACCCGACGGCTACCAGTACGCGCTCGCCGGCCTTGCGCACAACACGCGCGGCCTGCTTGCATCGCTCGGGATCGAGCGCAGCGTGGTGGTCGGGCATTCCATGGGCGGGATGCTCGCGATGCGCTACGCGCTGATGTATCCCGACGCCGTCGAGCACCTGGCCCTCGTGGGCCCCATCGGCCTGGAAGACTGGAAGGCGATGGGCGTGCCCTACCAGCCGGTGGAACAGGTCCATGCATCGGAACTGCGCACCACCTACGAGAGCATCCGCGACTACCAGACCGCCGTGTACTACGCAGGCGAGTGGCGGCCCGAGTTCGAGCGCTGGGCGCGGATGCAGGCCGGCATGTACGCGGGTCCGGGCCGCGATGTCGTGGCGTGGCACCAGGCGCTGACCTTCGACATGCTGATGTGGCAACCGGTGGTGTACGAGCTGCCGCTGTTGCGGGTTCCGACCACGCTGTTCATTGGCGTGCATGACCGGACCGCGCTCGGCAAGGCTGCGGCGCCGCCGGAGGTGCAGGCCAGGCTTGGCGACTATCGGGCGCTGGGTCGGCGGGCTGCGGAAGCGATTCCGGGAGCCGTGCTGGTCGAATACGAAGATCTCGGGCATTCCCCGCATATCCAAGACCCGGAGCGGTTGCATCGGGATCTGCTGCGGGAGCTTGCTCGCGTTGATGGATCAGGCCATTGA
- a CDS encoding 4'-phosphopantetheinyl transferase superfamily protein, producing the protein MEFPGHPATSPRRPGNPGDMGDMGELRSRFSTAIARGLAAAPEAAHATMALAVVDDWMPWLPEAGQLLDARERGRAGRMKRPRDAAARTLAYALHRLFLGALTGIDARDLPLGRDDRGRPVLGGDWCTSLSHADGAFACAALRAAPVGIDLERRDRAAGIADIESDICHPDESAALAGLPDHLRAHALLDAWARKEAYLKASGVGLAHPMAAFALPEGGILPLTGDSDTALDVQTGLVALHPDYVVALSRPPGTPVHAMRLLPA; encoded by the coding sequence ATGGAGTTTCCCGGTCATCCCGCCACCAGCCCGCGCCGCCCGGGCAATCCGGGCGACATGGGCGACATGGGCGAGCTGCGCAGCAGGTTTTCGACCGCGATCGCGCGGGGGCTCGCCGCTGCGCCGGAAGCCGCGCATGCCACGATGGCACTCGCCGTTGTCGACGACTGGATGCCGTGGCTTCCCGAGGCCGGCCAACTGCTCGACGCACGGGAACGCGGACGCGCCGGACGCATGAAGCGTCCGCGCGATGCCGCCGCGCGCACCCTTGCTTACGCCCTGCACCGCCTGTTCCTCGGCGCCTTGACGGGCATCGATGCACGCGACCTGCCGCTCGGCCGGGATGACCGCGGACGTCCTGTGCTCGGAGGCGATTGGTGCACCAGCCTCAGCCATGCCGACGGGGCGTTCGCATGTGCCGCCCTGCGCGCGGCGCCGGTCGGCATCGACCTCGAGCGTCGCGATCGCGCCGCCGGCATCGCCGACATCGAGTCCGACATCTGCCATCCCGACGAATCCGCCGCGCTGGCCGGCCTGCCGGACCACCTGCGCGCGCACGCGCTGCTGGACGCCTGGGCGAGGAAGGAGGCCTACCTGAAGGCCTCGGGCGTCGGCCTGGCGCATCCGATGGCGGCGTTCGCGTTGCCCGAGGGCGGCATCCTGCCGCTCACCGGCGACAGCGACACCGCGCTCGACGTGCAGACCGGGCTGGTGGCGCTGCACCCCGATTACGTCGTCGCGCTGTCACGACCGCCGGGTACGCCGGTGCACGCCATGCGTCTGCTGCCCGCCTGA
- a CDS encoding thioesterase domain-containing protein codes for MSVRLKCLAPRPMATLRLLCLPFAGAGAGVFRGWGDALPAHVEAFAVQLPAREDRLADPPLVDWAAMRDALLAAIDALPPQRTAIFGHSLGAVIGFDLAHALQRRGTSPIDHLFVSARPWPGRAPDPPVPAWPAGDDALLAATDRRFGSLGTSLSHPDIRAVVLPALRADLCLLDDYHYAPGAVLDCPVTVFAGSADPSTPGDTLAAWRNATTGAFALQAFAGGHFFIETHRSEVLAALAASLPAQARPGW; via the coding sequence GTGAGCGTGCGGCTGAAGTGCCTGGCACCGCGGCCAATGGCCACCCTGCGGCTGTTGTGCCTGCCGTTCGCCGGCGCGGGGGCGGGCGTGTTCCGCGGCTGGGGCGACGCGCTGCCGGCGCACGTGGAAGCATTCGCCGTGCAGTTGCCGGCGCGCGAGGACAGGCTGGCCGATCCGCCGCTGGTCGACTGGGCAGCCATGCGCGATGCGCTGCTGGCCGCGATCGACGCCCTGCCCCCGCAACGCACCGCGATCTTCGGGCACAGCCTCGGTGCCGTGATCGGGTTCGACCTGGCGCACGCGCTGCAGCGGCGCGGGACGTCGCCGATCGACCACCTGTTCGTGTCGGCGCGGCCCTGGCCTGGACGCGCACCGGACCCGCCGGTACCCGCCTGGCCCGCGGGCGACGATGCGTTGCTGGCCGCGACGGACCGCAGGTTCGGCAGCCTCGGCACCAGCCTGTCGCATCCGGATATCCGCGCCGTGGTGCTGCCCGCGCTGCGCGCCGACCTGTGCCTGCTCGACGACTACCACTACGCGCCGGGTGCGGTACTGGACTGCCCGGTCACGGTGTTCGCCGGCAGCGCCGACCCCAGCACGCCGGGCGACACGCTCGCCGCGTGGCGCAACGCGACCACCGGCGCATTCGCGCTGCAGGCCTTTGCCGGCGGTCACTTCTTCATCGAAACGCACAGGTCCGAAGTGCTCGCCGCGCTCGCCGCCAGCCTGCCCGCGCAGGCCCGGCCCGGCTGGTGA
- a CDS encoding HAD-IIIC family phosphatase produces the protein MSGTWTLDPLAPVVGYWFDLLHVDADVRLAPYAQVFQQLLDPDSTLRRNHAGANVVCLRWEDLLPHGNATGADTPALLAARIDELHAAITVLPHHVPCLVVVGPGDAANRVFNEATRALSARLAGIPEVHVQDGADAMARYRVGRVQDAASDRFGHVPYTGDALVALGTAIARWYAARVRPPIKLFAVDADHTLWSGVVGEQGVDGLRVDPGHLALQRALAAQAGAGALLGLLSKNEEADLRAVFTQRHDLALGWQDFIAHRVDWNPKPDHLRDIAAALGIGLDSVVFLDDNPLECAQMRAASPSTLTVRVPEDPQRLEAFVEHLWLFDRHAVTAEDRDRAAMYRDNAARADVLRGTTSLQAFLDGLELVVDIDPPRPGDLPRLSQLTRRTNQFNASLLRLQEGELAATGAHAFHRGVRARDRFGDYGLVGQLRASPQGGCLLVDLFMLSCRALGRGIEHRMLAAAGAHAQALGLAEVAVRFTAGERNTPVRRFLETAFSTAADGDACVFRMPASQAAAVAFDASATDNGDIDDGAPVAAALSVPAANAARDGGAVYEHIAHHLATAADIGRAIAARSQPRPALATGFIAPAPGLEHAIAAIWREVLRIDAAGAQDPFRELGGKSIHLVQVHRLLLERLGIDVDITTLFQHPTVASLAAHLSTRSAPAGVDAAQQRGRRMREAHARAALLAAARKHRLGNGEPA, from the coding sequence TTGTCCGGCACCTGGACGCTCGACCCGCTGGCTCCGGTCGTCGGCTACTGGTTCGACCTGCTGCACGTGGATGCCGACGTGCGCCTCGCGCCGTATGCGCAGGTGTTCCAGCAGTTGCTGGATCCCGACAGCACGCTGCGCCGCAACCACGCCGGCGCCAACGTCGTGTGCCTGCGCTGGGAGGACCTGCTGCCGCACGGCAACGCCACCGGCGCCGACACGCCGGCGCTGCTTGCCGCGCGCATCGACGAGTTGCACGCCGCGATCACCGTGCTGCCGCATCACGTGCCCTGCCTGGTGGTTGTCGGCCCGGGCGATGCGGCGAACCGCGTGTTCAACGAGGCGACGCGCGCGCTGTCGGCGCGCCTGGCGGGCATCCCGGAGGTGCACGTGCAGGATGGCGCCGACGCCATGGCGCGCTATCGCGTGGGGCGCGTGCAGGACGCGGCCTCCGACCGCTTCGGCCATGTCCCCTATACCGGCGACGCACTGGTCGCGCTGGGCACCGCCATCGCGCGCTGGTATGCGGCACGCGTGCGCCCGCCGATCAAGCTGTTCGCGGTGGATGCCGACCACACGCTGTGGTCGGGCGTGGTGGGCGAGCAGGGCGTCGACGGGCTCCGCGTCGACCCTGGCCATCTCGCGCTGCAGCGTGCGCTGGCCGCGCAGGCCGGTGCCGGCGCACTGCTGGGCCTGCTCAGCAAGAACGAGGAGGCCGACCTGCGCGCGGTATTCACGCAGCGCCACGACCTCGCGCTGGGTTGGCAGGATTTCATCGCGCATCGCGTCGACTGGAATCCGAAGCCGGACCACCTGCGCGACATCGCCGCCGCGCTCGGGATCGGCCTGGACAGCGTGGTGTTCCTCGACGACAACCCGCTGGAATGCGCCCAGATGCGTGCCGCATCGCCGTCCACGTTGACCGTGCGCGTGCCCGAAGATCCGCAGCGCCTCGAAGCCTTCGTCGAGCACCTGTGGTTGTTTGACCGCCACGCGGTGACCGCCGAGGACCGCGACCGCGCGGCCATGTACCGCGACAACGCCGCGCGCGCCGATGTATTGCGTGGCACGACATCGCTGCAGGCGTTCCTCGACGGGCTCGAGCTGGTCGTCGACATCGACCCGCCGCGTCCGGGCGATCTGCCGCGCCTGTCGCAGCTGACCCGGCGCACCAACCAGTTCAATGCCAGCCTGCTGCGGCTGCAGGAAGGCGAGCTGGCCGCGACCGGCGCGCACGCGTTCCACCGCGGCGTGCGCGCACGGGACCGCTTCGGCGACTACGGCCTGGTCGGACAGCTGCGCGCGTCGCCGCAGGGTGGCTGCCTGCTGGTGGACCTGTTCATGCTCAGCTGCCGGGCGCTTGGCCGCGGCATCGAGCACCGCATGCTGGCGGCCGCGGGCGCGCACGCGCAGGCGCTGGGCCTGGCGGAGGTTGCCGTGCGCTTCACTGCCGGCGAACGCAACACCCCGGTGCGGCGCTTCCTGGAAACGGCCTTCTCTACCGCAGCGGATGGCGACGCCTGCGTGTTCCGCATGCCGGCGTCGCAGGCTGCGGCGGTCGCGTTCGATGCCTCGGCCACCGACAACGGCGATATCGACGACGGCGCGCCGGTGGCCGCGGCGCTGTCCGTGCCGGCGGCCAATGCGGCCCGCGACGGCGGGGCGGTCTACGAACACATCGCCCACCACCTGGCCACGGCCGCCGATATCGGGCGTGCCATCGCCGCGCGTTCGCAGCCGCGCCCGGCGCTGGCGACGGGCTTCATCGCGCCCGCGCCGGGCCTGGAACATGCGATCGCGGCGATCTGGCGCGAGGTGTTGCGCATCGACGCGGCCGGCGCGCAGGACCCGTTCCGCGAGCTCGGCGGCAAGTCCATCCATCTCGTCCAGGTGCACCGGCTGCTGCTCGAGCGGCTCGGGATCGACGTCGACATCACCACGTTGTTCCAGCACCCCACCGTGGCCTCGCTGGCCGCACACCTGTCCACCCGTTCCGCGCCAGCCGGCGTCGACGCCGCGCAGCAGCGCGGCCGGCGCATGCGCGAGGCGCACGCGCGGGCCGCGCTGCTGGCCGCGGCGCGGAAACACCGCCTCGGCAATGGAGAACCCGCATGA